A DNA window from Carnobacterium funditum DSM 5970 contains the following coding sequences:
- the prfA gene encoding peptide chain release factor 1, with amino-acid sequence MFDRLASVEGRYEELNELLSDPDVVSDTKRLMKLTKEEASLRETVKNYRRYKEVEADIEDTLEMLSETSDPEMTEMAKEELSDLKKEKTEIEEKMKVLMLPKDENDDRNIIMEIRGAAGGDEAALFAGDLFGMYQKYADAQGWKTEVLDANITGIGGYKEVTIMITGENVFSKLKYENGAHRVQRVPSTESQGRIHTSTATVVVMPEAEEVELNLADKDIRVDIYHASGAGGQHVNKTASAVRLTHLPTGITVAMQDGRSQIQNREKAMKVLRARVYDHIQTAAQDAIDTERKSAVGTGDRSERIRTYNFPQSRVTDHRIGLTIQKLEQILGGKLDEIVDALILHDQTEKMEQLKNED; translated from the coding sequence ATGTTTGATAGACTAGCAAGCGTCGAAGGACGTTATGAAGAACTAAACGAATTGTTAAGCGATCCTGATGTGGTTAGCGATACAAAACGTTTAATGAAATTAACAAAAGAAGAAGCCAGTCTGCGCGAGACGGTAAAAAATTACCGTCGTTATAAAGAAGTCGAAGCGGATATCGAAGACACCTTAGAGATGTTATCAGAAACGTCTGATCCAGAAATGACTGAAATGGCAAAAGAAGAGCTATCAGATTTGAAAAAAGAAAAAACAGAAATTGAAGAAAAAATGAAAGTCTTAATGCTACCTAAAGATGAAAATGATGATCGTAATATCATCATGGAAATTAGAGGAGCTGCTGGTGGAGATGAAGCAGCGTTATTTGCTGGTGATTTATTCGGAATGTACCAAAAATATGCAGATGCTCAAGGTTGGAAAACAGAAGTATTGGATGCAAATATCACTGGAATTGGTGGCTATAAAGAAGTAACCATCATGATTACAGGAGAAAATGTGTTTTCAAAATTAAAGTATGAGAACGGGGCACACCGTGTTCAACGCGTCCCTTCTACTGAATCACAAGGGCGTATTCACACGTCAACTGCAACGGTTGTCGTGATGCCAGAAGCAGAAGAAGTGGAATTAAATCTTGCTGACAAAGATATCCGTGTAGATATTTATCATGCGAGTGGAGCTGGTGGACAGCACGTAAATAAAACAGCATCTGCTGTAAGATTGACTCATTTACCGACAGGCATCACAGTGGCTATGCAAGATGGTCGCTCACAAATTCAAAACCGGGAAAAAGCGATGAAAGTTCTACGAGCTCGTGTGTACGACCATATTCAAACAGCAGCTCAAGATGCTATTGATACAGAGCGTAAATCTGCAGTTGGTACTGGAGATCGTTCAGAACGCATTAGAACCTATAATTTCCCTCAAAGTAGAGTAACCGATCATAGAATTGGTTTAACTATTCAAAAATTAGAACAAATTTTGGGTGGTAAACTGGATGAGATTGTAGACGCATTGATCCTTCATGACCAAACAGAAAAAATGGAGCAATTGAAGAATGAAGATTAA
- the prmC gene encoding peptide chain release factor N(5)-glutamine methyltransferase has protein sequence MKINETYREVLKWASSFLEEAGQDSLAAEMLVRERLNWSKTDFIVHLDHCITPEIKQQWVVDVKQHSTGIPIQYLLGYEWFFDNKFKVTSDTLIPRPETEEIVDKFLKEAPKKPLKIVDIGTGTGVIAITIKKKRPEDDVTAIDLSEKALLVAKENGKNLQVEVRFLLGDLTEPVEKEQFDVIISNPPYIGVDEKKYMDDSVLNYEPELALFAENEGLAVYQRLAKEMPVILKPDGQVFLEIGFKQGPAVKAIFQEAFPTADVTIEKDMGGQDRLLKVKL, from the coding sequence ATGAAGATTAATGAAACATATAGAGAAGTCCTAAAATGGGCTTCTTCTTTTTTAGAAGAAGCTGGACAAGACAGCTTAGCGGCTGAGATGTTAGTGAGAGAAAGACTTAACTGGTCTAAAACGGATTTTATTGTTCATTTAGATCATTGCATTACTCCAGAAATAAAACAACAATGGGTAGTTGATGTTAAACAACACAGCACAGGTATTCCAATTCAATATTTATTAGGATATGAATGGTTTTTTGATAATAAGTTTAAGGTGACTTCGGACACATTGATTCCTCGTCCTGAAACAGAAGAAATAGTCGATAAATTTTTAAAAGAAGCACCAAAAAAACCTTTAAAGATAGTGGATATTGGAACAGGTACTGGAGTTATTGCTATTACGATAAAAAAAAAGCGCCCAGAAGATGATGTAACAGCAATCGATTTATCTGAAAAGGCTTTATTAGTTGCTAAAGAAAATGGCAAAAACCTTCAAGTAGAAGTACGATTTCTTTTGGGAGATTTAACTGAGCCTGTGGAAAAAGAACAATTCGATGTTATTATTTCTAACCCGCCTTACATTGGTGTGGATGAAAAAAAATACATGGATGATTCAGTTTTAAACTACGAACCCGAATTGGCTTTATTTGCTGAAAATGAAGGTTTAGCCGTTTATCAAAGATTAGCAAAAGAAATGCCAGTCATTCTAAAACCGGATGGACAAGTATTTCTAGAAATCGGATTTAAACAAGGACCTGCAGTAAAAGCTATCTTCCAAGAGGCTTTCCCCACAGCAGATGTAACAATTGAAAAGGATATGGGTGGTCAAGACCGACTGCTTAAAGTGAAGTTGTGA